In a single window of the Drosophila albomicans strain 15112-1751.03 chromosome 3, ASM965048v2, whole genome shotgun sequence genome:
- the LOC117568115 gene encoding WD repeat-containing protein 61-like, with product MEINENSSDTTYDKKCWCCAWGLLKPEHNESAAEEGERSPSNRRQNAKEFIITGGVEPQVRIVHLSPTEDHVFPYEYTLPLPGMGVHCVAVSPDSSCIAAIAVDGNLMLMDVNTGVRLPRVSHCLVSNFWSTAFGAESNEAVYAGSGNGRIFKYDTAMGKLLHSYDTERCENILGLAISGDESLVGATDYAGRFSLIDGVTGQMLRRRNFKHPLRKLVFQPNMKRALAACDDKTVKLIDLPSGMMFHDLKGHDSSVMSVAASPDGRLIVSGSCDGTIKLWDTRNTKNTLSFLSGNNTNLWDVAFNRHSNKIGFVGDGKGLNVYYCLGGMGLMLV from the exons ATGGAAATAAACGAAAATTCAAGCGATACAACCTATGATAAGAAATGCTGGTGTTGCGCCTGGGGTCTACTTAAACCGGAGCATAACGAATCCGCTGCCGAAGAAGGCGAAAGATCCCCATCGAATAGAAggcaaaatgccaaagaatttattattaccGGTGGTGTTGAACCGCAAGTGAGAATTGTGCATTTATCGCCCACAGAGGATCATGTGTTCCCCTATGAATACACTTTGCCCTTGCCTGGCATGGGTGTTCATTGTGTGGCCGTCAGTCCGGACAGCAGTTGCATTGCTGCCATCGCTGTAGATGGCAATCTAATGCTGATGGATGTCAACACTGGCGTACGTTTGCCCAGAGTCAGTCACTGTTTGGTCAGCAATTTCTGGTCCACAGCTTTTGGGGCTGAGAGCAATGAGGCTGTCTACGCTGGTTCCGGCAATGGACGTATCTTTAAGTATGACACCGCTATGGGGAAACTGTTGCACAGCTACGATACGGAACGTTGTGAGAATATCCTTGGCTTGGCCATCAGCGGAGATGAAAGTTTGGTGGGTGCCACCGATTATGCTGGTAGATTCTCTTTGATCGATGGTGTCACTGGTCAGATGTTGCGACGTCGCAATTTTAAGCATCCTCTACGTAAATTGGTCTTTCAACCGAATATGAAACGTGCTTTGGCCGCTTGCGATGATAAGACCGTAAAGCTCATTGATTTGCCCAGTGGGATGATGTTCCATGATCTGAAGGGACACGATTCGTCTGTGATGTCTGTGGCCGC CTCGCCGGATGGTCGACTTATTGTAAGTGGTTCCTGCGATGGCACCATCAAGTTGTGGGACACTCGCAACACCAAGAACACGCTGTCATTTCTGTCGGGTAATAACACGAATCTGTGGGACGTGGCCTTCAATAGGCACAGCAACAAGATCGGGTTTGTGGGCGATGGCAAGGGACTGAATGTCTACTATTGCCTCGGTGGCATGGGATTGATGTTAGTGTGA
- the LOC117568116 gene encoding osteopetrosis-associated transmembrane protein 1: protein MRELVLLMAILSCLTHAVVSLNCTKDLHHLADKQMYFIICTTTHAVPVRDERICGSCKSQNDEMVASYNGLMQNCSDLYKDVNRLNIVITTHELLEGLWNKAYCENCFESGGHLWNNFTVLYNSFLACNRSTNAKDICTECKSHYLNMNDFYTDLDKSQKGHICFDIQDIMNSTRVLWSKQLKCCQREVKMTTFLTSVGVVALLPLLLFYGTAIVLTKRREARHGLLNDQEPELDAPSTSQLITAAILSTPSESTAEVTANTEKIAKLLTRPDASSDSSDSDDEPAIKPKNN from the exons ATGCGCGAACTTGTGCTACTAATGGCAATTTTGAGCTGCCTTACGCATGCAGTTGTATCCCTTAATTGCACTAAAGATTTGCATCATCTGGCGGACAAACAGATGTATTTCATTATCTGCACCACAACGCATGCAGTTCCAGTGCGCGATGAACGAATTTGCGGCAGCTGCAAATCGCAAAATGATGAAATGGTTGCCAGCTATAATGGGCTGATGCAGAACTGTTCGGATCTCTATAAGGATGTGAATCGCTTAAACATTGTAATTACCACGCATGAACTGCTCGAGGGTCTGTGGAACAAAGCCTATTGTGAAA ATTGTTTTGAATCTGGTGGACACTTGTGGAATAATTTCACGGTTTTATATAACTCTTTCCTCGCGTGCAATAGATCGACCAATGCCAAAGATATTTGCACCGAATGTAAATCGCATTATCTGAATATGAACGATTTCTACACGGATTTGGATAAGTCACAAAAGGGTCACATCTGTTTCGATATACAGGATATT ATGAATAGCACCCGTGTCCTGTGGTccaagcaattaaaatgctgtcAGCGTGAAGTTAAGATGACAACATTCCTGACCAGCGTTGGCGTCGTGGCTCTGCTACCGCTGTTGCTCTTCTACGGCACTGCCATTGTGCTGACCAAGCGCAGAGAGGCGCGTCATGGTCTGCTAAATGATCAGGAACCTGAACTCGATGCACCTTCCACCTCACAATTGATCACCGCGGCAATTCTGTCGACGCCCTCTGAGTCTACGGCTGAGGTGACAGCCAACACAGAAAAGATAGCGAAGCTTTTGACGCGCCCTGACGCTTCCAGTGATTCgagcgacagcgacgacgagCCCGCAATTAAGCCAAAgaataactaa